The Carassius gibelio isolate Cgi1373 ecotype wild population from Czech Republic chromosome A24, carGib1.2-hapl.c, whole genome shotgun sequence genome window below encodes:
- the LOC127946000 gene encoding TLC domain-containing protein 4-B gives MDPFSQLILLISVVSFCTFQWLFHSVSPWASSRISPGFLKLTHKQKIEWNSRTVSTLHALLVGLFCLYILFFDEAVNQDPVWGDPTLVKINVSITTGYLISDLLLIFYYWRAIGDKFFVIHHLAALYAYYYVLGQGMLPYFANFRLLAEFSTPCVNQRWFFEVLGYPKVSKPNMANGVLMALVFFLVRIAVMPVYYSRMCSVYGTEAFYKVSFGGRSAWIFSSICLDIMNVMWMHKIARGCYKVLRSSRRSKLEIQENGKTN, from the exons ATGGACCCCTTCAGCCAGCTGATCCTGCTCATCTCGGTGGTGAGTTTTTGCACCTTCCAGTGGCTCTTTCACAGCGTGAGCCCATGGGCATCATCCAGAATCAGCCCTGGCTTCCTCAAACTCACCCACAAACAGAAGATCGAATGGAACTCAAG GACTGTGTCCACGCTCCACGCTCTGTTGGTGGGCCTTTTCTGCCTCTACATCCTGTTCTTCGATGAGGCTGTCAATCAGGACCCCGTATG GGGAGATCCTACTCTGGTGAAGATAAACGTGAGCATTACTACAGGCTACCTCATATCTG ATCTGCTGCTTATATTTTACTATTGGAGAGCAATAGGAGACAAGTTTTTTGTAATCCACCACCTGGCAGCATTGTATGCTTACTACTATGTACTG GGTCAAGGAATGTTGCCTTATTTTGCTAACTTCCGTCTGCTTGCAGAGTTTTCCACACCATGTGTAAACCAACG CTGGTTCTTTGAAGTATTAGGTTACCCCAAAGTCTCCAAGCCCAACATGGCTAACGGGGTACTGATGGCGCTCGTTTTTTTCCTGGTGCGGATCGCCGTCATGCCAGTATACTACAGTCGAATGTGCTCAGTGTATGGCACAGAGGCCTTCTACAAGGTCTCGTTCGGCGGCCGTAGCGCTTGGATCTTCTCCAGCATCTGCCTGGACATCATGAACGTCATGTGGATGCATAAAATCGCTCGTGGCTGCTACAAAGTCCTGCGTTCCAGTAGGAGATCCAAACTTGAGATCCAGGAGAACGGAAAAACTAATTGA
- the LOC127945998 gene encoding calponin-3-like, with product MTQFNKGPAYGLSAEVKNKIAQKYDQQKEEELRFWIEEVTGMPIGDSFQKGLKDGVILCELINKLQPGSIKKINHSQLNWHKLENLGNFIKAILAYGLKPNDIFEANDLFENGNMTQVQTTLLALASMAKTKGMETNIDIGVKYADKQQRHFDEEKMKAGQCVIGLQMGTNKCASQAGMTAYGTRRHLYDPKTQTEKPYDQTTISLQMGTNKGASQAGMSAPGTRRDIYDQKAALEPLDNSTISLQMGTNKVASQKGMSVYGLGRQVYDPKYCATPMEPTIHANGSQGTGTNGSEISDSDYQAEYQEEEYQGEYHDEYRGHYNDQGIDY from the exons ATCGCACAGAAATATGACCAACAGAAGGAGGAGGAGCTTCGTTTCTGGATCGAGGAGGTGACTGGCATGCCGATCGGAGACAGCTTCCAGAAAGGGCTCAAGGATGGCGTCATACTGTGCGA aTTGATAAACAAGCTTCAACCTGGatcaataaagaaaataaaccaTTCACAGTTAAACTGGCATAAG CTAGAGAACCTTGGGAATTTCATCAAAGCCATTCTAGCCTACGGGCTGAAGCCCAATGACATCTTTGAAGCCAATGATCTTTTCGAAAACGGGAACATGACGCAAGTCCAGACCACACTTCTCGCTTTGGCCAGTATG GCAAAGACAAAAGGCATGGAAACAAACATTGACATTGGTGTGAAATATGCAGATAAGCAGCAGAGACATTTTGATGAAGAGAAGATGAAGGCTGGCCAGTGTGTCATTGGACTTCAG ATGGGGACCAACAAATGTGCAAGCCAGGCTGGGATGACCGCCTATGGGACCAGGAGACACCTTTACGACCccaagacacagacagagaaacccTATGACCAGACCACCATTAGCCTGCAAATGGGCACCAACAAAGGAGCCAGCCAG GCTGGCATGTCTGCCCCAGGCACCAGGAGGGACATCTATGACCAGAAGGCAGCTCTGGAACCATTGGACAACTCCACCATTTCATTGCAAATGGGAACCAATAAGGTGGCCTCGCAGAAGGGCATGAGTGTGTACGGCTTGGGACGGCAAGTGTACGACCCCAAGTATTGCGCCACCCCAATGGAGCCCACAATCCACGCCAACGGCAGCCAAGGCACGGGGACGAATGGCTCAGAAATCAGTGATAGTGACTATCAGGCAGAATATCAAGAGGAAGAGTACCAGGGCGAATACCATGATGAGTACAGAGGGCACTACAACGACCAGGGCATTGACTACTAG
- the LOC127945996 gene encoding uncharacterized protein LOC127945996 isoform X1, which translates to MVSVGTQTSFSPQTSTPLASPEQTDDEDDDNASVVSDLSWVPEEPMHEEDLFDEEPPYACDPHHNGIDKFIVCQEELMGLFAICPACCERSDSSIVQQEGTFVKIKQVCASCGYHRFWQNQPMLHRNMPTCNLLLSGAIHFTGCLATQTLRMLTLFGLQCISASSFFRHQRRYTIPVIVQAWQNDQAKNFSDLRAMDGGLVLAGDCRSDSPGHCAKYGSYSLIEDRVNKVVDVQLVQSSEVPNSSWCELEGLKRSVDLLRGKDLHLATLITDRHRQVAKWVREELSPEGTQHYFDVWHIAKSLGKALDAASKECDQLQLWRPAIVNHLYWTAASTPDGNPAVMEAKWRSLVNHIQDIHDHDTPAFSSCAHGPLDGDQRNKEWLDPGSLAAVKLENIIMRTALLKDVRQLSPQHQTFSLEAYHSLILHFAPKHTGFSYLGMYSRLLLAALHYNQNANRETARRSDGTEKYCVRYPRFRKGAHVVLPIKEAASLVMQHH; encoded by the exons ATGGTCAGCGTGGGTACACAGACATCTTTCAGCCCACAAACCTCCACTCCCCTCGCTAGTCCTGAACAgacagatgatgaagatgatgataatgCCTCTGTCGTTAGTGACTTATCGTGGGTGCCCGAAGAGCCGATGCATGAGGAGGACTTGTTTGATGAGGAGCCACCTTACGCGTGTGACCCCCACCACAA tggCATTGACAAATTCATTGTTTGCCAGGAGGAGCTGATGGGCCTTTTTGCCATCTGTCCGGCCTGTTGTGAGAGGTCAGATAGTAGCATCGTGCAGCAGGAAGGAACTTTTGTTAAGATCAAGCAG GTCTGTGCATCATGTGGCTACCACCGTTTCTGGCAAAACCAACCAATGCTCCACAGGAACATGCCGACCTGCAACCTCCTGTTAAGTGGGGCCATTCATTTCACTGGATGTTTGGCCACCCAGACATTAAGAATGTTGACTCTGTTTGGCCTGCAGTGCATCAGTGCGAGCAGTTTCTTTCGCCATCAGCGCCGCTACACTATCCCTGTAATCGTTCAGGCCTGGCAAAATGATCAAGCAAAGAATTTTAGTGACCTACGGGCAATGGATGGTGGGCTAGTTCTTGCTGGTGACTGCAG GTCAGATTCTCCTGGGCACTGCGCGAAGTATGGATCCTACTCTCTGATAGAGGACAGAGTGAACAAGGTGGTGGATGTTCAGCTTGTTCAG AGCTCAGAGGTCCCCAACAGCTCATGGTGTGAGCTTGAAGGGCTCAAGCGCAGTGTTGACCTGCTGAGGGGAAAGGACCTGCATTTGGCAACGCTGATCACGGACCGTCATCGCCag GTTGCCAAATGGGTGAGAGAGGAGCTGAGCCCTGAAGGGACACAGCATTATTTTGATGTGTGGCACATTGCCAAAA GTCTGGGGAAGGCATTGGATGCAGCTTCAAAAGAGTGTGACCAACTACAGTTGTGGAGGCCTGCTATAGTGAATCACCTCTATTGGACTGCAGCCTCAACCCCAGATGGCAACCCAGCGGTCATGGAGGCCAAATGGAGAAGTTTAGTCAACCACATCCAGGACATTCATGACCATGACACCCCTGCCTTCTCCAGTTGTGCCCATGGCCCTCTAGACGGGGATCAGCGCAACAAAGAGTGGTTGGACCCAG GCTCATTGGCAGCAGTAAAGTTGGAGAACATAATCATGAGGACTGCCTTACTGAAAGATGTTCGACAGCTGTCTCCACAGCACCAGACCTTCTCCCTTGAGGCTTACCACTCCCTCATCTTGCACTTCGCGCCCAAGCACACAGGGTTTTCATACCTTGGGATGTATAGCAG GCTTCTCTTAGCGGCGCTGCATTATAATCAGAATGCCAACCGTGAGACAGCACGGAGAAGTGATGGGACGGAGAAGTACTGCGTGCGGTATCCGCGCTTCAGAAAAGGTGCCCATGTGGTGCTTCCCATCAAAGAGGCAGCCTCATTA GTTATGCAACATCATTAA
- the LOC127945996 gene encoding uncharacterized protein LOC127945996 isoform X2, protein MGLFAICPACCERSDSSIVQQEGTFVKIKQVCASCGYHRFWQNQPMLHRNMPTCNLLLSGAIHFTGCLATQTLRMLTLFGLQCISASSFFRHQRRYTIPVIVQAWQNDQAKNFSDLRAMDGGLVLAGDCRSDSPGHCAKYGSYSLIEDRVNKVVDVQLVQSSEVPNSSWCELEGLKRSVDLLRGKDLHLATLITDRHRQVAKWVREELSPEGTQHYFDVWHIAKSLGKALDAASKECDQLQLWRPAIVNHLYWTAASTPDGNPAVMEAKWRSLVNHIQDIHDHDTPAFSSCAHGPLDGDQRNKEWLDPGSLAAVKLENIIMRTALLKDVRQLSPQHQTFSLEAYHSLILHFAPKHTGFSYLGMYSRLLLAALHYNQNANRETARRSDGTEKYCVRYPRFRKGAHVVLPIKEAASLVMQHH, encoded by the exons ATGGGCCTTTTTGCCATCTGTCCGGCCTGTTGTGAGAGGTCAGATAGTAGCATCGTGCAGCAGGAAGGAACTTTTGTTAAGATCAAGCAG GTCTGTGCATCATGTGGCTACCACCGTTTCTGGCAAAACCAACCAATGCTCCACAGGAACATGCCGACCTGCAACCTCCTGTTAAGTGGGGCCATTCATTTCACTGGATGTTTGGCCACCCAGACATTAAGAATGTTGACTCTGTTTGGCCTGCAGTGCATCAGTGCGAGCAGTTTCTTTCGCCATCAGCGCCGCTACACTATCCCTGTAATCGTTCAGGCCTGGCAAAATGATCAAGCAAAGAATTTTAGTGACCTACGGGCAATGGATGGTGGGCTAGTTCTTGCTGGTGACTGCAG GTCAGATTCTCCTGGGCACTGCGCGAAGTATGGATCCTACTCTCTGATAGAGGACAGAGTGAACAAGGTGGTGGATGTTCAGCTTGTTCAG AGCTCAGAGGTCCCCAACAGCTCATGGTGTGAGCTTGAAGGGCTCAAGCGCAGTGTTGACCTGCTGAGGGGAAAGGACCTGCATTTGGCAACGCTGATCACGGACCGTCATCGCCag GTTGCCAAATGGGTGAGAGAGGAGCTGAGCCCTGAAGGGACACAGCATTATTTTGATGTGTGGCACATTGCCAAAA GTCTGGGGAAGGCATTGGATGCAGCTTCAAAAGAGTGTGACCAACTACAGTTGTGGAGGCCTGCTATAGTGAATCACCTCTATTGGACTGCAGCCTCAACCCCAGATGGCAACCCAGCGGTCATGGAGGCCAAATGGAGAAGTTTAGTCAACCACATCCAGGACATTCATGACCATGACACCCCTGCCTTCTCCAGTTGTGCCCATGGCCCTCTAGACGGGGATCAGCGCAACAAAGAGTGGTTGGACCCAG GCTCATTGGCAGCAGTAAAGTTGGAGAACATAATCATGAGGACTGCCTTACTGAAAGATGTTCGACAGCTGTCTCCACAGCACCAGACCTTCTCCCTTGAGGCTTACCACTCCCTCATCTTGCACTTCGCGCCCAAGCACACAGGGTTTTCATACCTTGGGATGTATAGCAG GCTTCTCTTAGCGGCGCTGCATTATAATCAGAATGCCAACCGTGAGACAGCACGGAGAAGTGATGGGACGGAGAAGTACTGCGTGCGGTATCCGCGCTTCAGAAAAGGTGCCCATGTGGTGCTTCCCATCAAAGAGGCAGCCTCATTA GTTATGCAACATCATTAA